The genomic interval TTTAATCACATCAAAATCCATTGCTTTTTTAGCGCCAGTCTTAGGTTCACCTTCTTTTTCTTCAGCAAAATAGACCAATTTACCTTCATAATCGGCTAAATTCATTTTGTAAAGTTCTGCTAGTTTCTTAGCTTTTTCGGTAGGTTGATCTGTTAAATAGTATTTCTTAACACCTTTAATTCCGATATCAGAATAATCTGTGGTATAAAACCAGCCTCTCCAAAACCAATCTAAATCCATTGCAGAAGCATCTTCCATAGTTCTAAAGAAATCTGCTGGTGTTGGGTGTTTAAACATCCAACGTTTAGAATAGGTTCTAAATGCATAATCAAATAATTCTGGTCCCATAATAGTTTGACGCAATAGATATAAACCAGCAGCTGGTTTTGTATATGCATTTGGTCCGAATTGTTTTACATAGTCTCCTTGAGACATAATAGGAGAGAGGTTACTTTGATCTCCGCCCATATATCCAACAATATCTTTAGGCAAGTTTCCTGTAAAGAAATTAGGATCATAATCTAATTCTGATAAGGTTTCTACAAATGAATTTAATCCTTCATCCATCCAAGTCCATTGACGTTCATCTGAATTTACAATCATTGGGAAAAAGTTATGACCAACTTCGTGCGTAATTACACCAATCATTCCTCTTTTTAATCTTGCTGAGTAAGTTCCGTCTGGTTTTGGACGTCCATAATTAAAGCAAATCATTGGATATTCCATACCCATTTGTGCATGTACGGAAATCGCTTTACTATATGGATAATCGAAGGTTAATTTAGAATATTCTTCTAAAGTGTTAGCAACAACTCTTGTAGAATGTTCTTCCCATAAAGGGTTTCCTTCTTTAGCATATAATGATTCTGCCATTACGGTTCTACCACCAATATTAACTGCCATTGCATCCCAAATAAATTTTCTTGAGGTTGCAAATGCATAATCTCTTACATTTTTAGTTTTAAAATGCCATGTCTTCGTTTTATTAGAGCGTTTTTTCTCTGCAGCTTCTGCTTCCGCTTGCGTAACAATAAAAACAGGGTCTTTAAACGATTTTCTAGCTTGCTCCATTCTTTTACGTTGCTCTCTAGTTAAAACGTCTTTTTCGTTTTGTAGTTCACCAGTAGCTTCTAATTTATGATCTGCTGGTACTGTAATTTTTACATCAAAATCTCCAAATTCTAATGCCCATTCGCTACGTCCCCAGAATTGCATGTTTTGCCATCCTTCAACATTATCATACACGGCTAAACGTGGGTAAAATTGTGCAATTACATAATCTTTATTTCCATCAGGAAATTCTTCGTATCCAGAACGTCCTCCATCTTTTCTATGGTTATTGATTAAATAGTCCCATTTAATGCTAAACTTAAAAGTATCACCAGGAGCAAGAGGAGTTGTAAGATTAATACGCATCATTGTTCTGTTTATCATATGTGATAAATTAGAACCATCAGCGTTTTTTACTGCTTCAATATTGAATCCTCCTTGAAAAGGTTTTTTTAAATTTCCACCTGTAAAAGTAATTGGACCATTAAAAGCAGCGTTTCCTAAATTTTCTGCTTTTGCTAAAGGAGTTTTAGAATCTGGCGCACGCATATTCTGATCTAATTGCACCCACAAATATTCTAAATGATCTTTAGAATTATTATGATAGGTAATTTTTTCATTTCCATAAAGACGATTTGTGTTTTCATCTAAACGGATATCCATAACATAATCCACTTTTTGTTGTGTGTATGCATGTCCTGGTGCTCCCGAAGCTGTTCTACGATTACTTGGGGTTGGCAAAACATCTTTCATTTGCCTAAATTTATTTTGATCTGTATGACCTTGTTGGCGCTTTTTTGGTGCATCTTGTGCAAAAACTCCAGCAGAAACAAAAAGTACAGATAAAAACAGTACAGATAATTTTTTCATTTTATTTTGAATTGATTTAAAAAAGTAGCGTAAAGTAAGAATATGTGATGAAATAAGTTAAATAATGTTAAAACTTTAACAAACCTTTATAATAAAAGAAGGCATTATGAATCATAATGCCTTCTTTTTAAAATGTAAACTTATTTTCTATCCTTTTATTTTGTTTTTGAATTTCTCAAATTTATTAGTTTTTTGTTTAGGAAAACTATTGTTAGAAGTATCTACATCTGCAGTTTCTAAATCTGGATCTATAACTATACTTTCGATTTCTTTTTCAGAAGAGAAGACTTTAGTTACTTCTTTATCATTGTACCTCCAAATTTGTGCAGGATATGTTTTTCTTTGAGTTGTTCCATCTTTGTACTTGAATTCTACAATAATTGGCATGACTAAACCACCTGGTTTATCATACGTAATTTCATAATGATATTTAGAATCGGTACTCTTTTTTGAACCAAAACCTAAACCATCAGTCGTATCTTCATTGAAATTAACAGAACCATCATCATTTTTGGAAGTAGTAAATTTTTTAACACCTTTAATTCCTATATCAGTAACATCTGTTGTGTAAAACCATCCTCTCCAAAACCAATCTAAATCCATTGCAGATGCATCTTCCATAGATCTAAAGAAATCTGCCGGAGTTGGGTGCTTAAATTTCCATCTTTTTGCATACGTTTTAAAGGCATGGTCAAATAATTCATGTCCCATTATTGTTTCACGAAGAATCCATAAAGCAGTTGCTGGCTTACCATAGGCATTATTTCCAAAACTATATACATTATCTCCTTTAGACATAATTGGAGCAATTTTAGATTGATCTCCAGCCATATACTTAACAATGTTCTTAGGTAAACCTCTTCTTAAAGGGAAATTTGGATCATAATCTAACTCGGCTAACATTTCCATGTAAGAGTTTAACCCTTCATCCATCCAAGTCCATTGACGTTCATCAGAATTTACAATCATCGGAAAGAAATTATGACCAACTTCATGAATAGTTACTTTAATCATAATATTTTTAATTCTTTCAGAATAGGTTCCGTCTGCATTTGGTCTTCCTGGATTGAATGCCATTTGCGGGTATTCCATTCCCATTTGTCCATCAACTGAAACAGCTTTGTGGTATGGGTAGTCAAATGTATATCTAGAATATGTTTTTAAAGTTTGTGCAGTTGCCCTTGTTGAATGCTCTCCATATAAAGGATTTGCTTCTTTAGAATATAAAGATTCTGCCATTACAGTTCTACCATTAATATCAACAGCCATAGCATCAAAAATAAATTTTCTTGATGTTGCAAATGCATAATCTCGTACATTTTTAGCTTTAAACCTCCAAGTCTTAGTTTTTTTAGAACGACTCAGTTCAATTTTTTCAGCTTCTTTTTGAGTTCTAATAATTACTGGATTATCGTATGTTTTTCTAGCTTTCTCTATTCTTTTTAATTCTTTTTTTGAAAATACATCTTTTGGATTTTGTAAAACTCCAGTTGCACCTAACATATGATCAGCTGGTACTGTAATATTTACATTAAAATCTCCAAACTCCAAAGCAAATTCACTTCGTCCCCAAAATTGATCGTTTTGCCAACCTTCTACATTATCATATACACACATTCT from Lutibacter sp. Hel_I_33_5 carries:
- a CDS encoding M1 family metallopeptidase, giving the protein MKKLSVLFLSVLFVSAGVFAQDAPKKRQQGHTDQNKFRQMKDVLPTPSNRRTASGAPGHAYTQQKVDYVMDIRLDENTNRLYGNEKITYHNNSKDHLEYLWVQLDQNMRAPDSKTPLAKAENLGNAAFNGPITFTGGNLKKPFQGGFNIEAVKNADGSNLSHMINRTMMRINLTTPLAPGDTFKFSIKWDYLINNHRKDGGRSGYEEFPDGNKDYVIAQFYPRLAVYDNVEGWQNMQFWGRSEWALEFGDFDVKITVPADHKLEATGELQNEKDVLTREQRKRMEQARKSFKDPVFIVTQAEAEAAEKKRSNKTKTWHFKTKNVRDYAFATSRKFIWDAMAVNIGGRTVMAESLYAKEGNPLWEEHSTRVVANTLEEYSKLTFDYPYSKAISVHAQMGMEYPMICFNYGRPKPDGTYSARLKRGMIGVITHEVGHNFFPMIVNSDERQWTWMDEGLNSFVETLSELDYDPNFFTGNLPKDIVGYMGGDQSNLSPIMSQGDYVKQFGPNAYTKPAAGLYLLRQTIMGPELFDYAFRTYSKRWMFKHPTPADFFRTMEDASAMDLDWFWRGWFYTTDYSDIGIKGVKKYYLTDQPTEKAKKLAELYKMNLADYEGKLVYFAEEKEGEPKTGAKKAMDFDVIKNHIAKMTDDEKADLKDAPNYFYEVTFEKPGGLVMPIIVEVEYADGQKERITYPAQIWMKNDTEVSKVFRSAKEIKSFKIDPDLETADVDRSNNSWPKKKETKFDKFKEKVKG
- a CDS encoding M1 family metallopeptidase, whose product is MKKITQLVFCVFFVAASSLAQDKKITKEGHTNQNKFRQLKDVLATPNNQHTASGAPGKEYTQQQVDYTMDIVLDDDNKKITGSETITYHNNSADELPYLWVQLDQNVRASDSKTPDIQPNKIRKKLSKRWFNRAFPDKAFEGGFNITSVTNINGSKLSYTINQTMMRINLPKSLAAGETFKFNISWWYNINNNRTQGGRSGYEHFPKDGNNSYKIAQFYPRMCVYDNVEGWQNDQFWGRSEFALEFGDFNVNITVPADHMLGATGVLQNPKDVFSKKELKRIEKARKTYDNPVIIRTQKEAEKIELSRSKKTKTWRFKAKNVRDYAFATSRKFIFDAMAVDINGRTVMAESLYSKEANPLYGEHSTRATAQTLKTYSRYTFDYPYHKAVSVDGQMGMEYPQMAFNPGRPNADGTYSERIKNIMIKVTIHEVGHNFFPMIVNSDERQWTWMDEGLNSYMEMLAELDYDPNFPLRRGLPKNIVKYMAGDQSKIAPIMSKGDNVYSFGNNAYGKPATALWILRETIMGHELFDHAFKTYAKRWKFKHPTPADFFRSMEDASAMDLDWFWRGWFYTTDVTDIGIKGVKKFTTSKNDDGSVNFNEDTTDGLGFGSKKSTDSKYHYEITYDKPGGLVMPIIVEFKYKDGTTQRKTYPAQIWRYNDKEVTKVFSSEKEIESIVIDPDLETADVDTSNNSFPKQKTNKFEKFKNKIKG